The following coding sequences lie in one Arabidopsis thaliana chromosome 3, partial sequence genomic window:
- a CDS encoding Cellulase (glycosyl hydrolase family 5) protein (Cellulase (glycosyl hydrolase family 5) protein; FUNCTIONS IN: cation binding, hydrolase activity, hydrolyzing O-glycosyl compounds, catalytic activity; INVOLVED IN: carbohydrate metabolic process; LOCATED IN: endomembrane system; EXPRESSED IN: inflorescence meristem, male gametophyte, root, flower; EXPRESSED DURING: M germinated pollen stage, 4 anthesis; CONTAINS InterPro DOMAIN/s: Ricin B-related lectin (InterPro:IPR008997), Ricin B lectin (InterPro:IPR000772), Glycoside hydrolase, catalytic core (InterPro:IPR017853), Glycoside hydrolase, family 5 (InterPro:IPR001547), Glycoside hydrolase, subgroup, catalytic core (InterPro:IPR013781); BEST Arabidopsis thaliana protein match is: Cellulase (glycosyl hydrolase family 5) protein (TAIR:AT1G13130.1); Has 429 Blast hits to 420 proteins in 135 species: Archae - 0; Bacteria - 200; Metazoa - 0; Fungi - 95; Plants - 114; Viruses - 0; Other Eukaryotes - 20 (source: NCBI BLink).) has translation MEKFFFISVFLLPYVITTFAFPPSTDSRWIVDDGNKGRRVKLTCVNWPSHLETAVAEGLSKQPLDAIAEKIVSMGFNCVRLTWPLYLATDESFSAFMTVRQSLRKFRLFEAVSGFQTHNPTILDLPLIKAFQEVVYCLEKHRVMVILDNHISQPGWCCSDNDGNGFFGDKHLNPQVWIKGLKKMASMFANVSSNVVGMSLRNELRGPKQNIKDWYKYMREGAEAVHSVNPNVLVIVSGLNYATDLSFLRERPFEVSFRRKVVFEIHWYGFWNTWEGDNLNKICGKETEKMMKMSGFLLEKGIPLFVSEFGIDQRGNNANDNKFLSCFMALAADRDLDWSLWTLAGSYYIREKSIGSDESYGVLDFNWSSIRNSTILQMISAIQTPFIGLMETQPKKIMFHPSTGLCIVRKSLFQLKLGSCNRSESWRLSSHRVLSLAEEQILCLKAYEKGKSVKLRLFFSESYCSKWKLFSDSKMQLSSITKNGFSVCLDVDTENNNIVTNSCKCLRGNSSCDPRSQWFKLVTSTRRRSRPKPFLQISLYSKTFLQKSLSV, from the exons ATGGaaaaattcttcttcatctctgtctttcttcttccctacGTCATCACCACTTTCGCTTTCCCTCCCTCCACCGACTCACGCTGGATCGTCGACGACGGCAACAAAGGGCGGCGCGTGAAACTCACGTGCGTCAACTGGCCGTCGCATCTCGAAACCGCGGTGGCTGAAGGGCTTAGCAAGCAGCCGTTGGATGCGATCGCAGAGAAGATAGTCTCAATGGGTTTCAATTGCGTTAGATTGACTTGGCCTCTCTACTTAGCCACCGATGAatctttctctgcttttaTGACAGTGAGACAATCACTCCGCAAGTTTCGTCTCTTTGAAGCTGTTTCTGGTTTTCAAACTCACAATCCAACGATTCTTGATCTTCCTCTAATCAAAGCTTTCCAG GAAGTAGTGTATTGTCTTGAAAAGCATAGAGTAATGGTTATCTTAGACAATCACATAAGCCAACCTGGTTGGTGTTGTAGTGACAATGATGGAAACGGGTTTTTCGGCGATAAACATTTAAACCCTCAAGTTTGGATCAAAGGGTTAAAAAAAATGGCATCAATGTTTGCTAATGTTTCATCAAATGTGGTTGGTATGAGTTTAAGGAATGAGCTTAGAGGCCCTAAACAGAACATTAAAGATTGGTACAAGTATATGAGAGAAGGCGCTGAAGCGGTCCACTCAGTGAATCCGAATGTTCTTGTTATTGTCTCGGGTTTAAATTACGCTACTGACTTATCGTTTCTCCGAGAGAGACCCTTTGAAGTTAGCTTCAGGAGGAAAGTGGTGTTTGAGATACATTGGTATGGATTTTGGAATACTTGGGAAGGAGATAACTTGAACAAGATTTGCGGGAAAGAAACcgagaagatgatgaaaatgtcGGGGTTTTTGCTCGAGAAAGGGATACCGTTGTTTGTGAGCGAGTTTGGGATTGATCAAAGAGGAAACAATGCAAACGACAATAAGTTTCTAAGTTGTTTTATGGCTTTAGCAGCTGATCGTGATCTAGATTGGTCACTATGGACTCTTGCAGGAAGCTATTATATAAGAGAGAAAAGTATTGGATCAGATGAATCTTATggagttttggattttaattgGTCTAGCATAAGGAACTCAACCATTTTGCAGATGATATCTGCAATTCAGACTCCTTTTATAG GGCTAATGGAAACtcaaccaaagaaaataatgttcCATCCTTCAACTGGACTTTGCATTGTAAGAAAATCATTGTTTCAACTAAAGCTTGGTTCTTGCAATAGATCAGAAAGCTGGAGACTTTCTTCTCATCGAGTTTTATCACTAGCAGAAGAACAAATCCTCTGTTTAAAAGCTTATGAGAAAGGAAAGTCTGTTAAGCTACGTCTGTTTTTCTCTGAATCTTACTGTTCGAAATGGAAACTTTTTTCTGACTCGAAGATGCAACTCTCTTCTATAACAAAGAATGGATTCTCTGTTTGTTTGGATGTGGATACGGAGAATAACAACATTGTGACGAATAGCTGCAAATGTTTACGAGGAAACTCGAGTTGCGATCCGAGAAGCCAGTGGTTTAAGCTTGTTACTAGCACGAGAAGACGGTCTAGACCAAAACCTTTTCTTCAAATTAGTCTATACTCCAAGACATTTCTTCAGAAATCTTTATCAGTTTAA
- the CYP86C2 gene encoding cytochrome P450, family 86, subfamily C, polypeptide 2 (''cytochrome P450, family 86, subfamily C, polypeptide 2'' (CYP86C2); FUNCTIONS IN: electron carrier activity, monooxygenase activity, iron ion binding, oxygen binding, heme binding; INVOLVED IN: oxidation reduction; LOCATED IN: endomembrane system; EXPRESSED IN: 15 plant structures; EXPRESSED DURING: 6 growth stages; CONTAINS InterPro DOMAIN/s: Cytochrome P450 (InterPro:IPR001128), Cytochrome P450, E-class, group I (InterPro:IPR002401), Cytochrome P450, conserved site (InterPro:IPR017972); BEST Arabidopsis thaliana protein match is: cytochrome P450, family 86, subfamily C, polypeptide 3 (TAIR:AT1G13140.1); Has 28302 Blast hits to 28205 proteins in 1472 species: Archae - 44; Bacteria - 2411; Metazoa - 10772; Fungi - 6177; Plants - 7833; Viruses - 3; Other Eukaryotes - 1062 (source: NCBI BLink).) gives MSNENSVMSLIDRISGHLCLQDVSIALLGLFLFGCLQAKLTNKGEPVQWPVFGITPEFFLHVHDMFGWVTRCLTKSRGTFPYQGIWFSGSYGAMTSVPANIEYMLKTNFKNFPKGEFYKERFRDLLEDGIFNADDESWKEQRRIIITEMHSTRFVDHSFQTTRDLIERKLLKVMESFSKSQEAFDLQEILLRLTFDNICIAGLGDDPGTLDDDLPHVPFAKAFEEATESTLFRFMIPPFVWKPMKFFDIGYEKGLREAVETVHNFIDKMVVERIAMLKDQGTLANSKSDVLSRLIQIESHKRGDENDRFTAKFFRQFCTSFILAGRDTSSVALTWFFWLITKHPEVETKILHEIREILNQREKNKYKLDETGEKESSRHFTVKELNDMVYLQAALSESLRLYPPIPMEMKQATEEDVFPDGTFLRKGSRVYFSVYAMGRMESIWGKDCEMFKPERWIQGGQYVSDDQFKYVVFNAGPRLCLGKTFAYLQMKMVAASILLNYSIKVDQDHVVVPRVTTTLYMKHGLKVRITPRSLEEKKQDS, from the coding sequence atgTCTAATGAAAATTCTGTAATGTCATTGATAGATCGCATCTCTGGTCATCTCTGTCTTCAAGATGTATCAATTGCGTTGTTAGGTTTATTCCTTTTCGGTTGCTTGCAAGCGAAGTTAACCAACAAAGGCGAACCAGTACAATGGCCTGTGTTTGGGATAACTCCCGAGTTCTTCCTTCATGTTCACGATATGTTTGGATGGGTCACCCGATGTTTGACGAAAAGCCGAGGAACGTTTCCTTACCAAGGAATCTGGTTTAGTGGATCTTACGGAGCCATGACTAGTGTTCCTGCAAACATCGAATACATGCTCAAAACCAATTTCAAGAACTTTCCTAAAGGAGAGTTTTACAAAGAGAGATTCCGTGACTTACTCGAAGATGGTATTTTCAATGCGGATGATGAATCTTGGAAAGAACAGAGACGGATCATCATAACAGAAATGCATTCCACTCGCTTCGTGGATCATTCTTTCCAGACGACGAGAGATTTGATAGAGAGGAAGCTTTTAAAAGTGATGGAGAGTTTCTCCAAGTCACAAGAAGCTTTTGATCTTCAAGAGATTCTTTTACGGTTAACATTTGATAATATCTGCATCGCGGGTCTTGGAGATGATCCGGGGACTTTGGATGATGATCTTCCTCACGTTCCATTCGCCAAAGCGTTTGAAGAAGCAACAGAGTCTACTCTGTTTCGGTTCATGATTCCGCCTTTTGTGTGGAAACCAATGAAGTTTTTCGATATAGGGTATGAGAAAGGGCTTAGGGAAGCGGTTGAGACGGTTCACAACTTTATCGACAAGATGGTTGTTGAACGAATCGCGATGCTTAAGGACCAAGGAACATTAGCGAATAGCAAATCCGATGTCCTCTCGAGGCTAATACAGATCGAAAGTCACAAAAGAGGCGATGAAAATGATCGATTCACCGCCAAGTTTTTCAGACAGTTCTGCACAAGCTTCATCTTAGCCGGACGAGACACGAGTTCCGTCGCGCTTACTTGGTTCTTCTGGTTGATAACAAAACACCCGGAAGTCGAAACCAAGATCCTTCACGAAATCAGAGAAATCTTGAaccaaagagagaagaacaagtACAAGCTTGATGAAACCGGAGAAAAGGAGAGTTCTCGTCACTTCACAGTCAAAGAACTTAACGATATGGTTTATCTACAAGCAGCATTGTCAGAATCTCTTAGACTCTATCCACCAATTCCAATGGAAATGAAACAAGCGACCGAGGAAGATGTGTTTCCGGATGGAACTTTCTTGAGAAAAGGCTCAAGGGTTTACTTCTCAGTCTATGCAATGGGAAGGATGGAATCGATTTGGGGAAAAGACTGTGAAATGTTCAAACCAGAAAGATGGATACAAGGAGGGCAATACGTGAGTGATGATCAGTTTAAATACGTCGTGTTCAATGCAGGTCCAAGACTTTGTTTAGGGAAAACATTTGCTTACTTGCAGATGAAAATGGTGGCTGCTTCGATCTTGCTGAATTACTCAATCAAGGTTGATCAAGATCATGTTGTTGTTCCGCGAGTAACAACGACTTTGTATATGAAACATGGTCTTAAGGTCAGGATTACACCGAGATCtctagaagagaagaagcaagattcataa
- the TEL1 gene encoding terminal EAR1-like 1 (terminal EAR1-like 1 (TEL1); FUNCTIONS IN: RNA binding, nucleotide binding, nucleic acid binding; EXPRESSED IN: primary root apical meristem, cotyledon primordium, shoot apical meristem, floral meristem, embryonic shoot apical meristem; EXPRESSED DURING: D bilateral stage, E expanded cotyledon stage; CONTAINS InterPro DOMAIN/s: RNA recognition motif, RNP-1 (InterPro:IPR000504), RNA recognition motif 2 (InterPro:IPR007201), Nucleotide-binding, alpha-beta plait (InterPro:IPR012677); BEST Arabidopsis thaliana protein match is: terminal EAR1-like 2 (TAIR:AT1G67770.1); Has 1 Blast hits to 1 proteins in 1 species: Archae - 0; Bacteria - 0; Metazoa - 0; Fungi - 0; Plants - 1; Viruses - 0; Other Eukaryotes - 0 (source: NCBI BLink).): MEDSRLFPFVGNLDPRAQEFIPFNPISSGFHFPYTPPPPQLPPPLPPSSYGLSPTEPRVFTFFNIPPHPMMFSPPPPQPPPPPPRPCFNGVSAAQRLPLPSNTPTRSLSLISVPRDVTESTVRRDLEVYGDVRGVQMERISEGIVTVHFYDIRDAKRAVREVCGRHMQQQARGGSVWSSPSTSSARGFVSGRPVWAQFVVPATSAVPGGCNQGTLVIFNLDPEVSSITLRQIFQVYGPIKELRETPYKKHQRFVEFYDVRDAARAFDRMNGKEIGGKQVVIEFSRPGGIKNRFRSSRQPQLPFQPLREPPILIPPLRRPVSFIKDKNKNVSPKNGVIAVDASMRSLCIIDADDNKTRGTRGTESECAETKSKNVAKWGKKRQMKNMELSQFLISEETMEDPSCRDPRTTLMIKNIPNKYSQKLLLDMLDKHCIHINEAITEEHNKHESHHQPYSSYDFVYLPMDFNNKCNVGYGFVNMTSPEAAWRFYKAFHGQRWEVFNSHKICQITYARVQGLEDLKEHFKSSKFPCEAELYLPVVFSPPRDGKQLTEPVSINITINGCTRLNHNHFEQTVGQDHFLSGSCCDSDHDNSHEDGFSGSSVDCGRSITVEGETSF; encoded by the exons ATGGAAGACTCCAGACTTTTTCCGTTCGTCGGAAACTTAGACCCTCGTGCTCAAGAGTTTATACCATTCAACCCTATCTCCTCCGGTTTTCACTTTCCGTAcactcctcctcctccacagCTTCCTCCTCCGTTACCTCCGTCGTCGTACGGATTATCTCCGACGGAGCCAAGAGTTTTCACATTCTTCAATATCCCACCACATCCGATGAtgttttctcctcctcctcctcaaccaccaccaccaccaccgcgTCCATGTTTCAACGGCGTTTCGGCAGCTCAACGGCTTCCTCTGCCGTCAAATACTCCGACGcgatctctctctttgatctCCGTACCACGTGACGTAACCGAGTCTACGGTGAGACGTGACTTGGAGGTTTACGGCGACGTTCGTGGCGTGCAAATGGAGAGAATCTCTGAAGGAATCGTGACCGTCCATTTCTACGATATACGTGACGCTAAAAGAGCGGTACGTGAAGTTTGTGGTAGACACATGCAGCAACAAGCTAGAGGTGGAAGCGTCTGGAGCTCACCTTCTACTTCATCGGCGCGTGGGTTTGTTTCCGGTAGACCTGTGTGGGCTCAGTTCGTAGTTCCGGCGACTAGTGCCGTTCCCGGAGGTTGTAACCAAGGAACGTTAGTAATATTTAACTTAGACCCTGAGGTCTCTTCCATTACTCTCAGACAGATTTTCCAAGTTTACG GTCCGATCAAAGAGTTGAGAGAGACACCGTACAAAAAACATCAAAGGTTCGTTGAGTTTTATGATGTGAGAGACGCGGCGAGAGCGTTTGATCGAATGAATGGTAAAGAGATTGGTGGGAAGCAAGTTGTGATCGAATTTAGTCGACCTGGTGGAATTAAGAACAGGTTCAGGTCATCTAGGCAACCGCAGCTACCATTTCAACCGCTTCGAGAGCCACCAATCCTAATTCCTCCTTTGAGGCGGCCAGTATCTTTcatcaaagataaaaacaagaatgtGAGCCCTAAAAATGGAGTTATTGCTGTTGATGCTTCTATGCGTTCCTTATGTATCATCGATGCTGACGATAATAAGACTCGAGGAACCCGAGGAACGGAATCCGAATGCGCGGAGACAAAAAGCAAGAATGTGGCTAAGTGGGGGAAGAAAAGACAGATGAAGAACATGGAACTAAGTCAGTTTCTTATCAGTGAAGAAACCATGGAAGATCCGAGTTGCAGAGATCCACGTACCACTTTGATGATCAAGAACATACCAAACAAGTACAG tcAAAAGCTACTGTTGGATATGTTGGACAAGCATTGCATTCACATAAACGAAGCAATCACCGAGGAGCACAATAAACATGAGTCTCATCATCAGCCGTATTCTTCTTATGATTTCGTGTATCTCCCCATGGATTTCAA CAACAAGTGCAATGTTGGTTATGGGTTTGTGAACATGACATCTCCGGAAGCAGCTTGGAGGTTTTACAAGGCATTTCATGGTCAGCGTTGGGAGGTTTTTAATTCGCATAAGATTTGCCAAATCACATATGCGAGAGTTCAG GGTTTGGAGGATCTAAAGGAACACTTCAAGAGCTCGAAATTTCCATGCGAGGCTGAGCTATACCTGCCGGTGGTCTTCTCGCCTCCACGAGATGGGAAGCAGTTAACAGAACCTGTCTCCATCAACATAACCATCAACGGCTGCACCAGACTTAATCATAATCATTTTGAGCAAACAGTCGGTCAAGATCACTTTCTGAGTGGATCATGTTGTGACAGTGACCATGATAACAGTCATGAAGATGGATTTTCCGGCAGTAGCGTAGACTGTGGCCGGAGTATCACCGTGGAAGGAGAAACATCTTTCTAG
- a CDS encoding Cellulase (glycosyl hydrolase family 5) protein gives MEKFFFISVFLLPYVITTFAFPPSTDSRWIVDDGNKGRRVKLTCVNWPSHLETAVAEGLSKQPLDAIAEKIVSMGFNCVRLTWPLYLATDESFSAFMTVRQSLRKFRLFEAVSGFQTHNPTILDLPLIKAFQEVVYCLEKHRVMVILDNHISQPGWCCSDNDGNGFFGDKHLNPQVWIKGLKKMASMFANVSSNVVGMSLRNELRGPKQNIKDWYKYMREGAEAVHSVNPNVLVIVSGLNYATDLSFLRERPFEVSFRRKVVFEIHWYGFWNTWEGDNLNKICGKETEKMMKMSGFLLEKGIPLFVSEFGIDQRGNNANDNKFLSCFMALAADRDLDWSLWTLAGSYYIREKSIGSDESYGVLDFNWSSIRNSTILQMISAIQTPFIGPGLMETQPKKIMFHPSTGLCIVRKSLFQLKLGSCNRSESWRLSSHRVLSLAEEQILCLKAYEKGKSVKLRLFFSESYCSKWKLFSDSKMQLSSITKNGFSVCLDVDTENNNIVTNSCKCLRGNSSCDPRSQWFKLVTSTRRRSRPKPFLQISLYSKTFLQKSLSV, from the exons ATGGaaaaattcttcttcatctctgtctttcttcttccctacGTCATCACCACTTTCGCTTTCCCTCCCTCCACCGACTCACGCTGGATCGTCGACGACGGCAACAAAGGGCGGCGCGTGAAACTCACGTGCGTCAACTGGCCGTCGCATCTCGAAACCGCGGTGGCTGAAGGGCTTAGCAAGCAGCCGTTGGATGCGATCGCAGAGAAGATAGTCTCAATGGGTTTCAATTGCGTTAGATTGACTTGGCCTCTCTACTTAGCCACCGATGAatctttctctgcttttaTGACAGTGAGACAATCACTCCGCAAGTTTCGTCTCTTTGAAGCTGTTTCTGGTTTTCAAACTCACAATCCAACGATTCTTGATCTTCCTCTAATCAAAGCTTTCCAG GAAGTAGTGTATTGTCTTGAAAAGCATAGAGTAATGGTTATCTTAGACAATCACATAAGCCAACCTGGTTGGTGTTGTAGTGACAATGATGGAAACGGGTTTTTCGGCGATAAACATTTAAACCCTCAAGTTTGGATCAAAGGGTTAAAAAAAATGGCATCAATGTTTGCTAATGTTTCATCAAATGTGGTTGGTATGAGTTTAAGGAATGAGCTTAGAGGCCCTAAACAGAACATTAAAGATTGGTACAAGTATATGAGAGAAGGCGCTGAAGCGGTCCACTCAGTGAATCCGAATGTTCTTGTTATTGTCTCGGGTTTAAATTACGCTACTGACTTATCGTTTCTCCGAGAGAGACCCTTTGAAGTTAGCTTCAGGAGGAAAGTGGTGTTTGAGATACATTGGTATGGATTTTGGAATACTTGGGAAGGAGATAACTTGAACAAGATTTGCGGGAAAGAAACcgagaagatgatgaaaatgtcGGGGTTTTTGCTCGAGAAAGGGATACCGTTGTTTGTGAGCGAGTTTGGGATTGATCAAAGAGGAAACAATGCAAACGACAATAAGTTTCTAAGTTGTTTTATGGCTTTAGCAGCTGATCGTGATCTAGATTGGTCACTATGGACTCTTGCAGGAAGCTATTATATAAGAGAGAAAAGTATTGGATCAGATGAATCTTATggagttttggattttaattgGTCTAGCATAAGGAACTCAACCATTTTGCAGATGATATCTGCAATTCAGACTCCTTTTATAG GACCAGGGCTAATGGAAACtcaaccaaagaaaataatgttcCATCCTTCAACTGGACTTTGCATTGTAAGAAAATCATTGTTTCAACTAAAGCTTGGTTCTTGCAATAGATCAGAAAGCTGGAGACTTTCTTCTCATCGAGTTTTATCACTAGCAGAAGAACAAATCCTCTGTTTAAAAGCTTATGAGAAAGGAAAGTCTGTTAAGCTACGTCTGTTTTTCTCTGAATCTTACTGTTCGAAATGGAAACTTTTTTCTGACTCGAAGATGCAACTCTCTTCTATAACAAAGAATGGATTCTCTGTTTGTTTGGATGTGGATACGGAGAATAACAACATTGTGACGAATAGCTGCAAATGTTTACGAGGAAACTCGAGTTGCGATCCGAGAAGCCAGTGGTTTAAGCTTGTTACTAGCACGAGAAGACGGTCTAGACCAAAACCTTTTCTTCAAATTAGTCTATACTCCAAGACATTTCTTCAGAAATCTTTATCAGTTTAA
- a CDS encoding 2-oxoglutarate/Fe(II)-dependent oxygenase family protein, giving the protein MLSRTAPCFNGDIRSHERVSLPFLDFIRFCKQHMSDKRNEARSSTHYDAVFMKTKTRVKV; this is encoded by the exons ATGCTTTCGAGGACGGCTCCATGTTTTAATGGTGATATCAGAAGCCATGAGAGG GTGTCATTGCCGTTCTTGGATTTTATTAGATTCTGCAAGCAGCATATGAGTGATAAAAGGAACG AAGCTCGATCAAGTACCCACTATGATGCAGTATTCATGAAG ACGAAAACTAGAGTGAAGGTGTAG
- a CDS encoding Cellulase (glycosyl hydrolase family 5) protein: protein MKQREINQMEKFFFISVFLLPYVITTFAFPPSTDSRWIVDDGNKGRRVKLTCVNWPSHLETAVAEGLSKQPLDAIAEKIVSMGFNCVRLTWPLYLATDESFSAFMTVRQSLRKFRLFEAVSGFQTHNPTILDLPLIKAFQEVVYCLEKHRVMVILDNHISQPGWCCSDNDGNGFFGDKHLNPQVWIKGLKKMASMFANVSSNVVGMSLRNELRGPKQNIKDWYKYMREGAEAVHSVNPNVLVIVSGLNYATDLSFLRERPFEVSFRRKVVFEIHWYGFWNTWEGDNLNKICGKETEKMMKMSGFLLEKGIPLFVSEFGIDQRGNNANDNKFLSCFMALAADRDLDWSLWTLAGSYYIREKSIGSDESYGVLDFNWSSIRNSTILQMISAIQTPFIGPGLMETQPKKIMFHPSTGLCIVRKSLFQLKLGSCNRSESWRLSSHRVLSLAEEQILCLKAYEKGKSVKLRLFFSESYCSKWKLFSDSKMQLSSITKNGFSVCLDVDTENNNIVTNSCKCLRGNSSCDPRSQWFKLVTSTRRRSRPKPFLQISLYSKTFLQKSLSV from the exons atgaaacagagagagataaaCCAAATGGaaaaattcttcttcatctctgtctttcttcttccctacGTCATCACCACTTTCGCTTTCCCTCCCTCCACCGACTCACGCTGGATCGTCGACGACGGCAACAAAGGGCGGCGCGTGAAACTCACGTGCGTCAACTGGCCGTCGCATCTCGAAACCGCGGTGGCTGAAGGGCTTAGCAAGCAGCCGTTGGATGCGATCGCAGAGAAGATAGTCTCAATGGGTTTCAATTGCGTTAGATTGACTTGGCCTCTCTACTTAGCCACCGATGAatctttctctgcttttaTGACAGTGAGACAATCACTCCGCAAGTTTCGTCTCTTTGAAGCTGTTTCTGGTTTTCAAACTCACAATCCAACGATTCTTGATCTTCCTCTAATCAAAGCTTTCCAG GAAGTAGTGTATTGTCTTGAAAAGCATAGAGTAATGGTTATCTTAGACAATCACATAAGCCAACCTGGTTGGTGTTGTAGTGACAATGATGGAAACGGGTTTTTCGGCGATAAACATTTAAACCCTCAAGTTTGGATCAAAGGGTTAAAAAAAATGGCATCAATGTTTGCTAATGTTTCATCAAATGTGGTTGGTATGAGTTTAAGGAATGAGCTTAGAGGCCCTAAACAGAACATTAAAGATTGGTACAAGTATATGAGAGAAGGCGCTGAAGCGGTCCACTCAGTGAATCCGAATGTTCTTGTTATTGTCTCGGGTTTAAATTACGCTACTGACTTATCGTTTCTCCGAGAGAGACCCTTTGAAGTTAGCTTCAGGAGGAAAGTGGTGTTTGAGATACATTGGTATGGATTTTGGAATACTTGGGAAGGAGATAACTTGAACAAGATTTGCGGGAAAGAAACcgagaagatgatgaaaatgtcGGGGTTTTTGCTCGAGAAAGGGATACCGTTGTTTGTGAGCGAGTTTGGGATTGATCAAAGAGGAAACAATGCAAACGACAATAAGTTTCTAAGTTGTTTTATGGCTTTAGCAGCTGATCGTGATCTAGATTGGTCACTATGGACTCTTGCAGGAAGCTATTATATAAGAGAGAAAAGTATTGGATCAGATGAATCTTATggagttttggattttaattgGTCTAGCATAAGGAACTCAACCATTTTGCAGATGATATCTGCAATTCAGACTCCTTTTATAG GACCAGGGCTAATGGAAACtcaaccaaagaaaataatgttcCATCCTTCAACTGGACTTTGCATTGTAAGAAAATCATTGTTTCAACTAAAGCTTGGTTCTTGCAATAGATCAGAAAGCTGGAGACTTTCTTCTCATCGAGTTTTATCACTAGCAGAAGAACAAATCCTCTGTTTAAAAGCTTATGAGAAAGGAAAGTCTGTTAAGCTACGTCTGTTTTTCTCTGAATCTTACTGTTCGAAATGGAAACTTTTTTCTGACTCGAAGATGCAACTCTCTTCTATAACAAAGAATGGATTCTCTGTTTGTTTGGATGTGGATACGGAGAATAACAACATTGTGACGAATAGCTGCAAATGTTTACGAGGAAACTCGAGTTGCGATCCGAGAAGCCAGTGGTTTAAGCTTGTTACTAGCACGAGAAGACGGTCTAGACCAAAACCTTTTCTTCAAATTAGTCTATACTCCAAGACATTTCTTCAGAAATCTTTATCAGTTTAA